In Salmo salar chromosome ssa03, Ssal_v3.1, whole genome shotgun sequence, a single genomic region encodes these proteins:
- the LOC106571823 gene encoding zinc finger protein 180-like, with the protein QRVHTGEKSHCCSDCGKIFNSSLGLKIHQRIHTGEKPFGCDQCGKSFIRLQTLKSHQRIHTGEKPFGCDQCGKGFTQLNSLIVHQRTHTGEKSYGCNQCGKSFTTSSYLTIHKRTHTGEKPYSCNQCGKSFTQLNSLIVHQRTHTGDKPYVCDQCVKSFSTFGCLTAHQRAHTGEKPYSCDQCGKSFTTSSCLTKHQRTHTGQKPYSCDQCGKRYSDKRSLIKHQKLHEGVVS; encoded by the coding sequence cagcgagttcacacaggagagaaatctcactgctgctctgactgtgggaaaatattcaactcttcactaggccttaaaatacatcaaagaattcacacaggagagaaaccttttggctgtgatcaatgtgggaagagttttattcgGCTACAAACTCTGAAATCAcaccagaggatacacactggagagaaaccttttggctgtgatcaatgtgggaagggttttactcagctaaacagcctgatagtacaccagcggacacacacaggagagaaatcttatggctgtaatcaatgtgggaaaagttttacgacatctagctatctaactatacacaagagaacacacacaggagagaaaccatatagctgtaatcaatgtgggaagagttttactcagctaaacagcctgatagtacaccagcggacacacacaggagataaaccttatGTCTGTGATCAATGTGTAAAGAGTTTTAGTACGTTTGGCTGTCTGACGGCACACCAGAgggcacacacaggagagaaaccttatagctgtgatcagtgtgggaagagttttactacatctagctgtctaactaaacaccagagaacacacacaggacagaaaccttatagctgtgatcagtgtgggaagagatactctgataaaagatctctgatcaaaca